The following coding sequences lie in one Ostrea edulis chromosome 8, xbOstEdul1.1, whole genome shotgun sequence genomic window:
- the LOC125663282 gene encoding techylectin-5B-like: MHHFDRCVPFHLFGVLMSCSIAYAVFVDSYYMAFPESYDKLDLNCLGTYYAASLITCAGFCASDHCRCYGYNSLTKSCRLYSECRFCDVTQSQGDWQYYTSDKNVQRQTDTKSVDCFDYYQENMATSDRYIIYPFGNNSPVQVYCDMDTSGGGWTVIQSRHDGSVNFKRNWTEYKEGFGSVCNEYWIGDRLVDTGSSFDDVVGMPFSTIELDRCARDYGAGGGWWYNSCHDAYLNGPYNSTAWEQPWDPPILYGVEVSRTKMMIRKR, translated from the exons ATGCACCATTTTGATAGGTGTGTTCCTTTCCATCTCTTCGGAGTACTTATGTCGTGTTCTATTGCGTATGCCGTATTTGTTGACAGTTATTACATGGCATTTCCTGAATCTTACGACAAGCTGGACTTAAATTGTCTAGGGACGTATTATGCTGCTTCGTTAATTACATGCGCTGGTTTTTGCGCTAGTGATCATTGTCGATGTTACGGATATAACTCCCTAACAAAATCGTGTCGTCTGTACTCGGAATGTAGATTCTGTGATGTGACGCAATCACAAGGAGACTGGCAGTATTATACATCTGACAAGAACG TTCAAAGACAGACTGACACGAAGAGTGTTGACTGTTTCGATTACTACCAAGAAAATATGGCCACTTCCGATAGGTACATCATATACCCTTTTGGGAACAACTCCCCAGTCCAGGTCTATTGTGACATGGATACTTCCGGTGGTGGATGGACA GTAATACAATCGCGTCATGATGGATCGGTGAACTTCAAAAGAAATTGGACAGAATATAAAGAGGGATTTGGTTCCGTTTGTAATGAATATTGGATAG GAGATAGACTGGTTGATACTGGAAGCAGTTTTGACGATGTAGTTGGCATGCCTTTTTCTACAATCGAACTCGACAGGTGTGCTAGGGATTACGGAGCCGGAGGAGGGTGGTGGTATAACAGCTGCCATGACGCCTATCTGAACGGGCCATACAACTCAACCGCATGGGAGCAACCGTGGGATCCACCCATATTATATGGAGTCGAAGTATCTCGTACTAAAATGATGATTAGGAAACGTTGA